One region of Oryza sativa Japonica Group chromosome 10, ASM3414082v1 genomic DNA includes:
- the LOC4348021 gene encoding F-box/LRR-repeat protein At3g58900 gives MNSQVSKADASQSRIRASTHAHYLFDETPLRRARLPARAMEAPPVKSGWRVMAPAHAGGREDRLSDLPEGVLHRVMSFLDSRQAVRTCVLSRRWRDVWRTVPRVHADFCDFTLNWTSDDDEVDEAAVAEDEVVFNRFVNRLLELRDPNASIRSFFLRFCRSDGGDDGSAEGNRWISYALQKNVRILEVSVLSYALELDHSVFSSRYLRTMDFSNVVMNQGFFKQLEMGCPELEELFLDECFIVDDEISSQTLKVLTLDATHFCCGFKTSISSPSITSLALHYPMSGKPVLNDMEALVSTSMLLCHVKDDDFAANDLRDYLWSLYNVEILDFSYHGKKLTMENNLQLCPKFINLVSLTLGPWCLDANFYGLIVFLQNSPILEKLTLELAMYRTGKLQRIIGQIEERSFTCEHLTSVEVICLEDDPLVNDVVNFFVNSGMSSVQIHIKQWSQSEYE, from the exons ATGAACAGCCAGGTGTCCAAAGCTGACGCCTCCCAATCTCGAATTCGAG CTTCCACGCACGCGCACTACCTGTTCGACGAAACGCCTCTGCGACGTGCTCGGCTTCCAGCCCGCGCCATGGAGGCGCCGCCTGTCAAGAGTGGGTGGCGGGTCATGGCCCCGGCGCACGCCGGCGGCAGGGAGGACCGGCTCAGCGACCTCCCCGAGGGTGTCCTCCACCGCGTCATGTCGTTCCTGGACTCGCGCCAGGCCGTGCGGACGTGCGTGctgtcgcggcggtggcgcgacgtCTGGCGCACCGTTCCCCGCGTCCACGCCGATTTCTGCGACTTCACTCTGAACTGgaccagcgacgacgacgaggtggacGAAGCGGCCGTAGCGGAGGACGAGGTGGTGTTCAACAGGTTCGTCAACCGGCTGCTGGAGCTCCGTGATCCCAATGCCTCGATTCGATCGTTCTTCCTCAGATTCTGCAGATCGGATGGAGGCGATGATGGCTCAGCAGAAGGGAACAGATGGATCAGCTACGCTCTGCAGAAGAATGTCCGGATTCTGGAGGTTTCCGTGCTGTCCTACGCATTGGAGCTCGATCACTCGGTGTTTTCATCGCGCTACCTGAGGACAATGGACTTCAGCAATGTCGTGATGAACCAAGGTTTCTTCAAGCAACTCGAGATGGGGTGTCCAGAATTGGAAGAGCTCTTCTTGGATGAATGTTTCATTGTGGATGATGAGATCTCCTCCCAGACACTGAAGGTTTTGACCCTCGATGCCACTCATTTCTGCTGTGGCTTCAAGACTTCCATTTCAAGTCCGAGTATTACTTCTCTGGCCTTGCACTATCCTATGAGTGGCAAACCTGTACTGAATGACATGGAAGCACTAGTGAGCACGTCGATGCTGCTTTGTCATGTGAAAGACGACGATTTTGCTGCTAATGATCTCCGCGACTATCTCTGGAGCCTTTATAATGTTGAAATTTTGGATTTCAGTTATCACGGGAAGAAG CTGACAATGGAAAATAATTTGCAATTGTGTCCGAAATTCATCAATCTTGTCAGTCTGACTCTCGGTCCATGGTGTCTGGATGCCAACTTCTATGGACTAATCGTCTTCCTTCAGAACTCACCAATATTGGAGAAGCTAACCCTAGAACTCGCAATG TATCGTACAGGAAAATTACAAAGAATCATTGGCCAGATTGAAGAAAGATCATTTACATGTGAGCACCTTACGAGTGTTGAAGTCATATGCTTGGAGGATGATCCCCTGGTCAACGACGTGGTCAACTTCTTTGTGAATAGTGGAATGTCCTCTGTTCAGATTCATATCAAACAATGGAGCCAGAGCGAGTATGAGTAA
- the LOC4348022 gene encoding uncharacterized protein, producing the protein MKRSGDIASLFGNHEAKTMEIPESSSSSNVFIGDEAPVPEEEPRQVPTDAFPRAPPVRRNASSVSATMDRRPGRHKLRRVKAHVRAARMDRISGLPDKILHHIMSFLNTRQAVQTCVLSRRWRNLWRTMPCINADFDEFDFIAYQGDDEDYNDEVAFKRFVNQMLELRDPTAMIDTFWLSYIIWDGYNEYKDSNVDANRWISHALQKQARVIEVVVFAFPLELDHSVFTSCYLRKIGFSCVSLHQGFFKQLDTGCPALEELFLHDCIIADEEILSQSLKVLTIDGTEFSMANKASISIPSVTSLTLSIEDSTPMLKDMELLTTASVSVKFNTFIFSYGFDANDLRQCLWSLSGVTNLEFNYEGTELTFENNLQWCPEFIDVVNLTLGQWCLDANFYALIVFLQNSPRLEKLTLNLAKCIADKSPRIVGELMERSFTCEHLKIVEVKCLEDDPQVISVEDFFASNGMASVQFDIKHWGQYKDELPAFIRHHKSYIPEIKRHPVIFHMAIKVPHAHHLFDETPLRAWPPWRGVLAVARRKVKTPAHAAGMDWISDLPDEILHRIMSFLNARQAVQTCVLSRRWRNLWRTVPCINADCKEFDFFGFRRSEVEFKRFVNRLLELRDPIAMMDAFWFRYHKLDTDTTSSADTNRWISHALQKQARVLEAVMYPCHLLDLDHSSFTSRYLRRIGFSGVRLDQGFFKQLEAGCPALEDLFLHHCTIEDDKISSQTLKVLTIDRTYFLIAINATDVQKKSISAPSVTSLTMYSPEGSLHILKDMTSLVTASVSFSEFRVHFDANDFYQYLWSLSGVTNLEFNYQGPKLKIENNLQWCPEFVNVVNLTLGKWCLDANFYALTVFLQNSPKLQKLTLKLAKCTSEIHQRIIGELTERSFTCEHLKIIEVICLENDPQVIRVKDFFASSGITSVQFHIKHWSQLKEDKLPAFTRIPIPSH; encoded by the exons ATGAAGAGGAGCGGAGATATTGCGTCATTATTTGGGAACCATGAAGCAAAAACAATGGAGATTCCAGAATCTTCTAGTTCTTCGAATGTATTCATTGGTGATGAAGCTCCTGTACCTGAAGAAGAACCACGACAAGTTCCTACAGATGCT TTTCCACGTGCACCTCCTGTTCGACGAAACGCCTCTTCGGTATCGGCCACCATGGATAGGCGTCCTGGGAGGCACAAGCTCAGGCGGGTCAAGGCCCATGTGCGCGCTGCCCGAATGGACCGGATCAGTGGCCTCCCCGACAAAATCCTCCACCACATCATGTCCTTCCTGAACACGCGCCAGGCTGTGCAGACGTGCGTGCTGTCCCGGCGGTGGCGCAATCTCTGGCGCACCATGCCCTGCATCAATGCCGACTTCGATGAGTTTGATTTCATTGCTTACCAAGGGGACGATGAGGACTACAATGACGAGGTGGCATTCAAGAGGTTCGTTAACCAAATGTTGGAGCTCCGCGATCCCACCGCTATGATAGACACATTCTGGCTCAGCTACATAATATGGGACGGGTACAATGAATACAAGGATTCCAATGTAGATGCCAACAGGTGGATTAGCCATGCTTTGCAGAAGCAGGCCAGGGTTATCGAGGTTGTCGTGTTCGCCTTTCCATTGGAGCTCGATCACTCAGTGTTCACTTCATGCTACCTGAGAAAAATTGGGTTCTCCTGTGTTTCTTTACACCAAGGTTTCTTCAAGCAACTTGACACCGGCTGTCCAGCATTGGAAGAACTCTTCTTACATGATTGCATCATTGCGGATGAGGAGATCTTGTCCCAGTCACTGAAGGTTTTGACCATCGACGGCACTGAATTCTCCATGGCTAACAAGGCATCTATTTCTATTCCAAGTGTTACTTCTCTGACCTTGTCTATTGAGGATTCCACACCTATGCTAAAGGACATGGAATTACTAACGACCGCATCAGTATCAGTTAAATTTAATACATTCATATTCAGTTATGGTTTTGATGCTAATGATCTCCGCCAGTGTCTCTGGAGCCTTTCTGGTGTTACAAACTTGGAGTTCAATTATGAGGGTACAGAG ctgacattcgaaaacaatttGCAATGGTGCCCAGAATTCATCGATGTTGTCAACCTGACTCTTGGTCAGTGGTGCCTGGATGCAAACTTCTATGCACTAATTGTCTTCCTTCAGAACTCACCGAGACTAGAGAAGTTAACTCTGAATCTTGCGAAG TGCATTGCAGATAAATCTCCAAGAATTGTTGGCGAGCTTATGGAAAGATCATTTACGTGTGAGCACCTTAAGATTGTTGAAGTCAAATGCTTGGAGGATGATCCCCAGGTCATCAGTGTGGAAGATTTCTTTGCTAGTAATGGCATGGCCTCTGTTCAGTTTGATATCAAACACTGGGGCCAATACAAGGACGAGTTACCTGCATTTATTCG GCATCATAAATCTTACATT CCTGAAATCAAGAGACACCCTGTAATATTTCATATGGCCATCAAAG TTCCCCACGCGCACCACCTGTTCGACGAAACGCCTCTGCGTGCTTGGCCGCCATGGAGGGGCGTTCTTGCAGTTGCACGCAGGAAGGTCAAGACCCCGGCGCACGCTGCCGGGATGGACTGGATCAGCGACCTCCCCGACGAAATCCTCCACCGCATCATGTCCTTCCTGAACGCGCGCCAGGCCGTGCAGACGTGCGTGCTGTCGCGGCGCTGGCGCAACCTCTGGCGCACCGTTCCTTGCATCAACGCCGATTGCAAAGAGTTCGACTTCTTCGGGTTCCGAAGGAGCGAGGTGGAGTTCAAGAGGTTTGTCAACCGACTGCTGGAGCTCCGCGACCCCATCGCCATGATGGACGCGTTCTGGTTCAGGTACCACAAATTGGATACCGACACTACTTCCTCTGCAGACACCAACAGGTGGATTAGCCATGCTTTGCAAAAGCAAGCCCGGGTTCTAGAGGCTGTCATGTACCCCTGCCACCTATTGGATCTCGATCATTCAAGTTTTACTTCACGCTACCTGAGAAGAATTGGGTTCTCCGGTGTTCGTTTAGACCAAGGTTTCTTCAAGCAGCTTGAAGCTGGCTGTCCAGCATTGGAAGATCTCTTCTTACATCACTGTACCATTGAGGATGACAAAATATCATCCCAGACACTGAAGGTGTTGACCATCGATAGAACTTATTTCTTAATTGCGATCAATGCCACTGATGTTCAGAAGAAATCTATTTCTGCTCCAAGTGTTACTTCTCTGACCATGTATAGTCCTGAGGGTTCGTTACATATACTAAAGGACATGACATCGCTAGTGACTGCATCAGTTTCATTTAGTGAATTCAGAGTTCATTTTGATGCTAATGATTTCTACCAGTATCTATGGAGCCTTTCTGGTGTTACAAATTTGGAGTTCAATTATCAGGGTCCAAAG CTGAAAATCGAAAACAATTTGCAATGGTGTCCTGAATTCGTCAATGTTGTCAACCTGACTCTCGGCAAATGGTGCCTCGATGCAAACTTCTATGCACTAACTGTCTTCCTTCAGAACTCACCAAAACTACAGAAGCTAACTCTGAAACTCGCAAAG TGTACTTCGGAAATACACCAAAGAATCATTGGTGAGCTTACAGAAAGATCATTTACATGTGAGCACCTTAAGATTATCGAAGTGATATGCTTGGAAAATGATCCCCAGGTCATCCGTGTGAAAGATTTCTTTGCTAGTAGTGGCATAACCTCTGTTCAGTTTCATATCAAACACTGGAGCCAGCTAAAAGAGGATAAGTTACCGGCGTTTACCCGCATTCCTATTCCGTCCCATTGA